The Phlebotomus papatasi isolate M1 chromosome 3, Ppap_2.1, whole genome shotgun sequence genomic sequence GGATCAGCAAAGTTGATATCTGAAGCAGTCCTAGGTATCCAGCAAGAGAACATGGGCGGAAGTCACATAGTTTATCGAGCACTTTTGTAAGATTAGGACTATCTTTGAGCAATTGCTGAATCTCCTTCAATTCCTTCACGACCGCTTCTGTCTCACCCTTTTCCTCAAAATTAAACACAATTTGCTTTACTTCCTCCAGCTTAATCCCCGAATACAGGAAGTCCTCAGCTACTTTGTCATCATCTGGCAGGTTGACATCCTCCTCACGCACGAATTCTATCGCTTTATTTAAATTCTCGTCCTCCATCGCACGCGTGTTTGTTTTCTTTTGATTTGTTTTGTTTACACTGGAATTGACAATTGAATTCAGGCGAAAAGCGGCGAacattcttcttcttgtttttgTTGTTGTCTCAGCTGTGTGTCAGATTCCAACTCAAACTgaagattttgcaaaaatagttttgacataaaatatttttatcaacaaaACACTGTTATTTTTCATACCAAAaacacactgaaaaaaatatgtgaacTTGAAAATCACATGATACtcaaatagaataaaaaaattaaaggattCCTATTCctatacttacttacttacttacttatccgcCGTTATGTCCCCTTATCGGGGGTCGGCCCTCCTACTTCGAAGGCGCCAAGTGGCGCGCTCCTGCGTCTCAGCATTCACGAGGTGACTTCGCCTCATGTCTGTGTTGATCGTGGATTTCCACGATGTTGGTGGTCTTCCCGGACCCCTCTTCATCTCCTCAATTTCCATGGTGCGCCGGACAATGTGATCCTCATCCCGACGCATGATGTGGCCATACCACCTCAGCCGCCTTTCTCTTGATTTTTCCGTAATGTGCTGAACCCCAAGATTTTCCCTGATGCGGTCATTCTTGACCTTATCCTTCAGAGTCAGTCCCATATTCCCATATTCCAATTCCTATTCCTATacgtattaaattaataaacccAAAAAGGTACATAAGGTAAAGGGGCTGTATGTTGGCCACTTAAGGAtggattttataaaaaaaaacgtacagtgctcgctttgtaatccggatgattgggaggcaatatgacagatgtccgcttcgtaatccggatggagtttttgaatttgttcaatgtcccgaaaatataatacaagtattttttctagaattagaataaaagttttaaagaatattaaaaagacataattagagaattctacgcTATTATACATATACTTCAttcattaaacaaaaacatcacaggattattcattttcattgctgaacacacatgcatacatgacctcaaaatgattttaaatgtaaccgtcaataactcgtccggattatggcaatccggattagagagcgggcactgccCACCCagcaatttctgcagaattctgcagaaattcgtcagatttgaaaatgtaactgccgaaaattctgcagaattttgttctaaaggtggatccgatcgttgtatgaaaattctgcagaattttctgcagaatttttacagaaaattttatgaattttcggcactttcCTCAAGATGTTCTGTCAAAATGGATTTGGAATATTtactctgaaattatttatcaacctgctagaatttataatcacgattttcatgatatattttatatatataaatactgcGAGGGCATGCTGCCTATAGAGAAGGATTAAATACCATaccgaaaattctgcattttttaataaattgtacaagaattttcttgagaacaaaaagaaaatttacgatGTGGTTTTCAACTGAggcatttaaaattatttattatttatgaaaaaaattattcttttcatttcattaaGTATATTTTCGTCAATTCTTTCAATAAAATGTATAGATTTGAAATAACCGTCTCTGAAGCAGCCATTAGGTAACGGGTGTGGGACTTCGCTTACTCGAGACCAATTTTGATAGCTTTGGTTATTTGCCGTCACGATCGCTAGTGCGGTTTTTGAATGATGGCcgttaaaaaaggaagaagacgaaaaattgcggaattgcagaacaaagtttaaaattcctttaaaagcatattttgaagattttgaaaattaggtTTTGCACAAgaatttggcaaaaaaattaagttttcaaaACATGTAACAAAATACTGTAatgtgatttaaatttttgaggtcaggtctaatggcctctactcgacacattgggagcaattttcgttaaaaaaattgcttttttgaaggaaattgcctgcagcgctgtaggtggaaacattagaattctgttaaaaaatggattttttgacaaaaattactcctagtgtgtagaggctttaATATATCCAAATATGgcttaaaattgtaaatatttaatttatttcccatATTGAGATTCTAAAATCactatttctcaaaataaaaatttgttcagttaagttaaaaagttttaaatttcaataaaaatgacTGGTTTGGCTGGTTTGTAATCTCTTTTACTGAgagttgaattgaaaaaaatttgaataagttAAACCAATGTATGGTTAAAATACTGATCTTAAAGAGGCTCAGTGGATCCAATAGATAAAATTAAGTGTCTTAGGTGTcttataaacttaaaaaaaaacgtatttacaaatttatttaagagaACTGTTCAAGGGAAAGGCCCcatcaaaattttctctttgctacCCCCTATATCCGCCACTTGAATCAGACAACTTCAGTGAAATATAATATCATTGAAATATCATTTAGCGATTCTTAAcaatattataattaaaataacgatTTTGAGTGGGGCCCTCAGAACGAAAAAAGGAAAACCTTTTCCAAAATGCAAGCcgtttcaacattttttatatttttacttaaaGCAGGTTAaactgtagtttttttttttgtaataatttttattttgtggcCATTTTGTGACTATAGTAAACTTCTTAAATGTGGAGGCCCTTAAAATATGGAGGCCCGGTGCCATAGCCTCGGGGAACCCACTTAAATGCGGCACTGAATATGAGTATGTGAAATTAATATGTGGatacagatgaacaaaaaatcgttgcatttcaaaaagtttgtcgcccgaatttctctctaattcgggtggcatttcggtcccaaattaccgaatttgagagagtctactgtagttggtgaatccatacggtttgcatggtagtcagaaaaaatcactgaacttgaacatcatttttgtgtacGAAAAATCAAAGACTTCCCCTTAAGTGGATTTTAGaatacatacagtagactctctctcaatcgggcatatggggcaaaatgtcatccaaattatcgatagatttgggcatcaaaatcattgtaaattccacaaaaagtgctcaattataaagaatcatgataaaataagaggaattactgcgaatttgagcaaatttgcttcacaattgaacgtgaaaattgtcaacaaaattttgcactcgattgaaaaagagccgattgagcgacaGGCTACTGTAATGTCCTGGActcacttacgactaaagtccagagacgactaagctcgttcatagccaagtcagatcatgacacactacaaacgaggcttaacattttctggcactcacaaaacataactttcgtgggtttttatgcagatatttctactgaaatgcactagactcctttgaaaatgaaactacttttaaatttacctcacaattcacgcataacaacaagaattattcactatagAATCGCGGAAATTGGCTTAAGttgcgagttagcttccacctcacaaataattgtaattaacaataattattggacgtgaactgagacatgatattacaaatacaCTCGAGTTTTCATTATCCGGCTggctgggggacaaaatgacatttaggttttttgaatgatcaacggtttttatattttgtgctgtgtaaatttattttctgtctgacaaagaacaagagaattttcttcatggtgtgcttatgtttcattttttatcaaataaaaaataacaattatgcattaaaaacttcgatacaatgataataattttaattcacactggagaaacttcatgtttactaaaaataattttgaatacatcaaccgccagtgtttggcagctgtcacccggataacgaagtgccggataacgaagagccgtgtgtagtttcattttcagagaagtgttagtgcatttcagtagaaatatctgcataaaaacccaggaaagaTATGTTTTGTGAtgctaagcctcatttgtagtgtgtcaggaactgacttagctatgaactagcttagtcgtctctggactttagtcgtaagtgtgtccagggcataatGTAAATTTATATCCGCCGTGCTTTTCAGTGTAATAACGGCTGTTTCAAACGCATTTACTTTTGTGTAGGAATTTTGTTTAGGTAAAAATTCCAGGGTGGTTTGTAGTCCCCCCTGAAAAATCCCTTTTTGCGTGCGATTCTAGTCAATCCCGTGCTAAAAGTGCGCTGAATTCTCGGTATTGTGCAGGTGTTGCTAGGACCATCAACAGGGTATCCTCCTGGGTTAGTGCAGAGGGACAGAATAGGGTAAAATAAGTGAATGTGTATATAGTATGGGCTGCATAAATAGCAAAAGAGACATCAATGACACTCAGCCCAATGTTTTTCGTGTGATTAATATCAATGAAGATGGTTTGGAGCTCTGGTCAGGAGACATTGAAGTCAATTGGACTAATTTGATACTGTACCGGAAGGGTAAGCAGCCCACACTGTGGCCTTTGCGATGCCTCAGGAGATATGGCTACGATGGGGATGTCTTCTGCTTTGAGGCTGGCAGGAGATGTTTGACTGGAGAGGGAATTTATTCCTTTCGTTGCCGCAGAGCTGAGAATCTGTTCAATCTGCTGCAGACACATATAGAGGGGAATACGTACAATGCTGGAGAGGATGGGGTGGGTGCGCAAGAGGGACAGATGGGGAGCAATAGACATTCAACATTGTCCACGGGAAGTGCTCCAAGGCCAAATAGTGGAGTACTGACCAGTAGTTACATCATCGGACGCACGGAAGTCACTTCGCCCAGTCAAGTTGTATCTCCCAATGGAACCATTCACTCAATCTCTGTCCAGAGCCGGAGTTCAGATACCCTGACAGAAGGGAATTATCTAGAACCAACGCCAATCCGGCAGCAAGCCCCTGTGTTTCCATCTGGAATGCGCCTGGGTTCAGTGGGCAGTGGTCCAATTAGTCCAGATCTAACTTCTCCCGGATCCCCCAACAGTATTACCAACATCCTCGAAGTCACCACCCTCAATCCCCTGCCCAGCACTCAAGCCCATCACGGCGGTGGCGTCAGCAATGTCTATCAGGAATTCCCGCTGAGGGaacacaacaacaacaaaaagcTCTCCCTGGATGTCCCGCCACAGGAAAATGCTCCAGCTGAACCACTCAGCGATGACTGCCTTGAAACATCTCCCAGTCGAATTCCTGACTTGCTCTCGCAGAAGAGTATCTGCTCTCCAACAGCTTCCGTGGATCTCGACACATCCCACATGTACATGAACATTGCTCCTGGCGAGATGAAAATCACAAAATCCCTCAGCAATCCCACCCAAATCGAAAGTGGCAGTGACAATTCCATGACTCCCACTTCCACATCCCTCTTTCGATTCTCCCGGATGAATTCCTACGGGGCAGATCCCGAGCGGTGCTATGAGAATCTCAATCCCAGCGAGATGAAGCCCCTCCTCAATCGCTTTGTCAAATCCACTCCAGCTGATGCTGGGATTGTCTCCGAGCCAGGAACTCCAACATCCGACAATCGTGTCGTCAACTACATCGTCCTGGATCTCGATCAGTCGCCCAGTACAGCTGCAGTGGCATGCACAACGCCCGGAACGACAAATCCGGACACAACAGGAGCCATTGCAAGTCTCCTGCCGCCCGAGAGCCCCAAGAAGGCGGCTCTGGGCTATGCCACAATTGACTTCAACAAGACAGCTGCTCTGTCCAATTCAACAACTCCGTCTTCCGAGCTCGACAGTGAGGGAGCCACCAGGAAAACAAGGCACAGCTCCAGCATAGTCGTGACCAGGCAGAGCAACTCCATTAGTGATTGAAaggtttattcaaaaattaatgaattgcAGATGATTTTTTGGCGGGGAATCTCGGGTATGATTTTCTAAAAACCACCAGCAATTTTAACTTAAGAGTCCTGAAGTGAATCTTAACTTAAGATTCTTGAACTCATTAATAGTTTGAATTAATTCTGGCCGTAACCGTCAGATGGTGTTATCACCCTATTTACATCGGGCGGTACTAATTCTAACTTCAGCCTGAAGCGCCACCTAGGCTAAAATGACAGTATTTGTCATTTTAACTCAAAGCCGAAACACAAAAGTTTATTTTACTGCGTacgtaaatattaaaattcagttAAAAGCCATTTTTGTTAAAcagaaaattatattcgaaaaatGGGGCTAAgaatcttttaaattattttaatttaaaaggaaaGTCAAACTTGCAAGACTGcgataattaataaaaaaaaataggaaaaaaatgcCTAAATGAGTATCGAAGGTTTCCTACAAACGTATATGCTCAAAATAAAGTTCAAAAATTTCActtgttataaaattaaatatttttaggatAGATTTTAggcttacggcgttatcacacttgcacattaaaactttaatgtgattcacattaattctcgcttgtgagcgtcaaaatatgttatttgtgtctttgagtcacttaatatttggggtttttctatttattgataaagaagtggacttggcccgcaaaaacaagtttaaatttacctaaagcataaatatttttcatattaaaaaattaaagaggaaatcgcattaatttttcgcattaatgctataaatcaatttatatcaaattttgcgggccaagtctacccttttatcaacaaatagatcaaattttgaatataaaatgattcaaacacacaaattacacctttggactctcaccagcgacaattaatgtgaatcatattaaaattttaatgtgcaagtgtgataacaccgttagACTTAGACTACCAGaagttatcaaaatttttcctcaagcCTCTTAATTTCTTAAgctttttccttttaaaattcTTAGTGATTCTGGGGGCAAATTTGGAAAAGATAAggacattaaataaatttatgtagtccttaaaatttattgagtaCAACAAATTTAAGGAAATTGGTCTAATTTTAAGTTAAgactgaaatttttcaaattaaattcttaaattcgtcttttaaaaaattaattagaatgtTTCGAtgtcaaatttcttttatcccttttattatttaacccattcagaaccagaaatacttgaaatagattgttcatattttggaattagtttcatacagattaataggtgatttttttggaaagaaaaaaaatatctatcatGGGGGCGCTGGGAACCCTTGTCAAACACgcatcttaacggtcactgaatttaaattctgtacattaattaattacaaactttttttatttagatagaGTAGCTATCTAAGAACACGAAttagcaatcagaattcaaatcaggaaagaggatggaggtaaattttgaaaaattcgacgggatgtcgtattttccgttcgccattttgagcaaagcatgactttccgcgaagcgataaaagaacaacaaaatgtatttccatcgctgtcggactattttttcgaaGTAATTGAAAGACCAAAGTaacgaaaaatccattcccgacagaaattcggacATCAATTGCGCAAAGtaaatgatcaaaaatcgtTTATTAAATTACCCATTTCAAATTTTCTGCCTCAAAAGAATTTGCATACACTGCTGaggggtatttcaaaaatgatttcacaaattatagcTCCTAATGGTAGGCAAAGTTGCATAAGTGTATTTGCATAACCTCATAATATGTATAAATCCGATAAGCATAATCTTGGGACTCcctgtattttttcacaaaacttCGTTCTGACGTATTTGTTGTAGATATCATACCGAATGATCAAATCATT encodes the following:
- the LOC129807059 gene encoding fibroblast growth factor receptor substrate 2 codes for the protein MGCINSKRDINDTQPNVFRVININEDGLELWSGDIEVNWTNLILYRKGKQPTLWPLRCLRRYGYDGDVFCFEAGRRCLTGEGIYSFRCRRAENLFNLLQTHIEGNTYNAGEDGVGAQEGQMGSNRHSTLSTGSAPRPNSGVLTSSYIIGRTEVTSPSQVVSPNGTIHSISVQSRSSDTLTEGNYLEPTPIRQQAPVFPSGMRLGSVGSGPISPDLTSPGSPNSITNILEVTTLNPLPSTQAHHGGGVSNVYQEFPLREHNNNKKLSLDVPPQENAPAEPLSDDCLETSPSRIPDLLSQKSICSPTASVDLDTSHMYMNIAPGEMKITKSLSNPTQIESGSDNSMTPTSTSLFRFSRMNSYGADPERCYENLNPSEMKPLLNRFVKSTPADAGIVSEPGTPTSDNRVVNYIVLDLDQSPSTAAVACTTPGTTNPDTTGAIASLLPPESPKKAALGYATIDFNKTAALSNSTTPSSELDSEGATRKTRHSSSIVVTRQSNSISD